Proteins found in one Oncorhynchus mykiss isolate Arlee chromosome 3, USDA_OmykA_1.1, whole genome shotgun sequence genomic segment:
- the LOC110520080 gene encoding xin actin-binding repeat-containing protein 2 isoform X1 encodes MAMYQQAADSKQHDNIFSSGVMEESEVCSVPGGLAGIRAQFETQETATSHNVTQFLFRHREVQPTSSISQEVELNSELTMMSSSREVIPASQQAISHQDEQVTHEENLASSYENNHNNEAEEEGPRLTTKELRDHFERTIEEAAPSKPMKIGRADINRSQWASSVSQKQVSTSEIHNLSSSNIQNFSSSEIHNVSSSKIWEDSATEAIEDTSAVAVDYENTEYFPPPPPEDLEYLPPPPPDLLQVPSESPDMPVECYYSPEPPESAYPSKRPLSRQEYFRQRNQYELKRLYKHIHPEVRKNIEMYSDAAEYENIRQGSQEEFTGETRYIYEDNGSSPNDCISPEEEYLEWDEILRGEVQSMRWMFENKPLDAIKDDASNEGDDQNMEQEMIVGSDVKSKAWMFETNPMDTLGSNNIASTKYRNRFNKLDKGDVRAAAWLFENQPMETLNKMHGDEELTKEIVFTQEDGSSTIYMLEYQYMETLGHTETIDDSHLLSLRSALEDIKGEVKTITSTFETQFICVLMGQSGQMLEITSIRKVETEKGDTRTSTWLFDTQALDMTNRLPAPVKLVCSLSMEDNYKGDVYRGRWLFETKTLDSINKDEWESSTLQKEEIIGADVRKHCLAFETQPMDSLKDDSNARPPTIEDVIGGNVRSARHFFETSPKAALKDINEVGRLKKVVAAEEEKGDVRHQKWMFENERLENIRDEKKETIRTVNFENLTEEEGTSYNADVRKNCMVFETQPMDTLKDDSNVRAFSKTEIVRGNVRSAKHYFETAPADNLKDLAEVGKLQKMVRLDEEKGDVRHQKWVFESQPLEHIKEEKKEVVRTINLEEIDKVDVSNYKQIFETTDLTRWDESQKILVEGVTCGSVKSNKHLFESTPMYAMQDSSGHYHEVKTVHREEVVKGDVTSCKWMFETRPIDQFDESITNYQIIKGISKEVESGDVKTAKWLFETQPLDAIKYFSNIEDEETTTKESVEIVKGDVKTGKWLFETKLMNVPYEKEELKSENESEEVHKGDVKTCTWLFETKALDTIRDETETVLQTCTVNQEDVQGKDVRMARFLFETEKLENITGEDESFKRVTDIDIQSGDVNRIKYIFENQSSDIMTSTSEEVMQMLKTTQSEDIQKGNVGNCKWLFENQSIDAIHDTQEEALETRTVMDVQGGNVDKGRFIFETYSLDKIQEVSSETETDITKLQKITREEEEKGDVRNYTMMFETQPLYAIQDKQGHYHEVTTVTSEEILKGDVIGSRWLFETKPLDSIRDTDEVYIIKSVTQEDVQKGDVTSAKWRFETQPLDKIAEDIKMSVKTVEDIQGGDVRMNKERFESDELSQKSVRTVNVSEIQKGDVRTAKWMFETQTMDKIRSQSEENLIETVMKEEVLKGDVRQSVWLFEQNPLDHIKEVDEDNTVVVQEEIPKADVKTTTWLFETTPFHDFNENSVEKSEILGKSIKGTLEELYSQKIVNSKGILIEADEIGDVRMAKYQLMNTDSPEIQREEIISGDLNNIMMNLLNRRETIERGVVVESEEKGNISTTVHQLFNQERGINVEKEEILRGDIQEAVNNLLKEGGSAKRGILLQEDEKGDVQMTIYSLLNKQEDISVDKEDIIKGNIRNALQRLSNPENQEQMRIKVDETEKGNVNFYSTCIESGALDYLKQLQVEPDETPPEKIEKEEIIRGDIKGTKLILGSSRAQIERTVVEEDIVCGDVRKSVKVFMSEPTHSLDGLQKEQIVRGDLKAAMNSLSQSVNQTVVVEKEEVVRGNIHETRRHLECAHRRPKEVEKTEIVHGNIKGALKSLEKSATSKVEVVIEDLVPGDIKGTLKSLKQAKQTVRAIEKEEIVKGNIHTAKQCLRDASNDRRTCQQEIDVQGNVRGTIELLLEPPASPRMTRRPSFEGDVKMSIKSLYETHEVHETGEEQTQPEKEEVIKGDVKGTIKSLLESAQRAAPKIRVGARRVKVPVKSPLRSQHGSPLSRSQQGSPECSVATKTENETLKNKSQSIEAQRNIQKIKTANSAKTESSTQDNQSLSTQTATNASESQTTQQSKTVMQHTTITQNHGIKTLETKFRNLNSSRKGMIRLDKTKVKTNVHTPTRTLSESELSLPPPPPPCDDQSSLTPASSINRLDLDLPPPPTPPPPPPVDSEPDHFPPPPQDFLPPPPSQHELDSMPYQTPHPSPAKATKMTVKKVKGPALHQVSKLEPTSQIQKIQQATSEKHTTTANKSVLEISKTQNELTVLSEIPKPPESPRPLKKVYVAPIRFTPPPSPPPFMRSTKFKTPLIQAEEKYRKQKVDSTPPATPSPIFMHESVTAALEMLSTEEAGMKQSKKSMAFGFTQDVAEKTVTNVKSDTLSSDLSKQAQISDTPSSKTLISAVYGKNLPESAVISATKQHIVSDQTSKVVSVQHQTTSISSTKQQTVTATKQQVTSASAKHSHSAVSSSQVQILSSDAKKVENTKADVQNFKVYSQGTKTDVQKDVKNKGSHKSEEKKNKDNSASQIPEKVSDQPTETVKGTQETNVKAAKSTSEDKNKNDNSVSQAPEKVANQPIKLEKLTPEINVKSGKKKKAKGTEKQVEVKETKQPDETKTENISQVKDVKVEVKEVTKLKVSSEQTHAQTDVKVKEDSQKAPAIKDNQPATPTSARKKKKKKSKAKDAAATTESTKSLSESSTQSQEMQTAHQEEQIQVHKEVIITESKVERKVHQSVQQQGTVKVEKQVKPSQKKKELTGSQQIQEKPKEEYRNVPVKVESGKMTNMSARKEPARPSTESTEDSQRREHAQELISHITELEGASGKIDSKSVKTLLNTIPQWLIGPEENLYLEGTAVEHNVQKLTEIVSYVKKLAKAKLMGLEGIHTNLEKHECEPTCKNIIVGGATQRIHKISIGSLKVESQKKVVESKATSHESKMQELSVKSMRSPSPLLRMRSPSPTFITIESTRRTDSPQRITPSPILAHRPATPPTPPPRKSETPTTRINRATPSPTFSRAENLARLKDTTAKLSRGVTPPPVLLPMQVTEKKSEIVESPASFHRQIKIEAQAEGTSEVSDATIVTQEAQKADVKVTDKESFHQTDKEVMEASEMSDSSMVTMSVRNKREFFEDAQKAEVNKTNVRKDPIDIPEHLGPDREEHKTTNQESKDDTQSTSEKVTENNAEIVGSAKSTDKELMEASKMSNSLAATTSVRDKREFFEEAHKAKVNKTYVRRDPIDIPERLGPDIEELKPENQENEKEDLPKVDLSGLVNKFETPEDKVYVRKPITMRERCESEMEYTETENTVIQEQEMPTFDIKAIKNVFEMVEQSPSFKGEKNKQEALESNLSENTRDSSKQDNTQETQRGFGQISPLPSQKEVQIMSADPTGFSEKSVTEHFSSLDEFGNKTIGSLSSTTVSQHSESTITHHAPFSYADVVKKKGGSEVTPSESPEEASTEELLRNFHKTWMESESVFKSLGYSVSEERTSHVVSHQTKTVVTDSNSPVGALHCVSEEGLADGSSNSGQKKIP; translated from the exons ATGGCCATGTACCAGCAGGCAGCTGACTCCAAGCAGCATGACAACATCTTCTCCAGCGGG GTCATGGAGGAGTCGGAGGTCTGCTCCGTGCCTGGGGGGCTCGCCGGCATCAGGGCACAATTCGAGACCCAGGAAACTGCCACATCGCACAACGTCACCCAGTTCCTCTTCCGCCACAGAGAGGTGCAG CCAACGTCTTCGATCTCACAGGAAGTGGAATTGAACTCTGAGTTGACAATGATGAGCAGCTCCAGGGAAGTCATCCCAGCCTCTCAGCAGGCTATTTCCCATCAGGATGAACAG GTCACACATGAAGAAAACTTGGCCTCCAGTTATGAAAACAACCATAACAATGAAGCAG AGGAGGAAGGTCCTAGACTTACAACCAAGGAATTGAGAGATCATTTTGAGAGAACCATCGAGGAAGCTGCCCCAAGCAAGCCAATGAAG ATTGGCCGAGCTGACATCAATAGGTCTCAGTGGGCCTCAAGTGTATCACAAAAACAAGTCTCAACAAGTGAGATACACAATTTATCGTCAAGTAATATACAGAATTTCTCATCAAGTGAGATACATAATGTTTCATCAAGTAAGATATGGGAAGATTCTGCTACTGAAGCAATAGAGGACACATCTGCTGTTGCTGTTGACTACGAGAATACAGAATATTTCCCTCCGCCACCTCCAGAAGACTTAGAGTACCTCCCACCTCCACCCCCAGACTTACTGCAGgtcccatcagaaagtccagatATGCCAGTAGAGTGCTACTACTCACCTGAGCCTCCGGAATCAGCTTACCCCTCTAAACGTCCACTCAGTAGACAGGAATACTTCAGGCAGAGAAACCAGTATGAGTTGAAGCGCCTTTACAAGCATATCCATCCTGAGGTTCGTAAAaacatagagatgtatagtgaTGCGGCTGAGTATGAGAACATCCGACAGGGGAGTCAGGAGGAGTTCACGGGGGAGACCAGGTATATATACGAGGATAATGGTAGCAGCCCCAACGACTGCATTAGCCCAGAAGAAGAGTACCTGGAATGGGATGAGATCCTCAGAGGGGAGGTGCAGTCAATGCGCTGGATGTTTGAGAACAAACCTCTGGATGCCATCAAAGACGACGCCTCAAATGAGGGTGACGACCAAAACATGGAACAGGAGATGATTGTTGGGAGTGATGTAAAAAGCAAAGCATGGATGTTTGAGACCAATCCCATGGACACGTTGGGATCCAACAACATAGCTTCAACTAAATATAGAAATAGATTCAATAAGTTGGACAAAGGAGATGTCCGTGCTGCAGCCTGGTTGTTTGAAAACCAGCCTATGGAGACCCTGAACAAAATGCATGGTGATGAAGAGCTAACCAAAGAGATAGTATTTACCCAGGAAGATGGCAGCTCTACCATATACATGCTTGAATATCAGTACATGGAAACGTTAGGTCATACTGAGACCATTGATGACAGTCACCTCCTGAGTCTGAGGTCAGCGCTTGAGGATATAAAGGGAGAAGTGAAGACGATCACAAGCACATTTGAGACTCAGTTTATATGTGTCCTCATGGGACAGTCGGGCCAGATGTTGGAGATAACATCTATACGCAAAGTGGAGACTGAGAAGGGGGACACTAGAACATCAACCTGGCTTTTTGATACTCAAGCCCTGGACATGACTAATAGACTCCCTGCCCCAGTGAAACTTGTGTGTAGCCTGTCCATGGAAGACAACTACAAAGGAGATGTTTACAGGGGTAGATGGTTGTTTGAGACAAAGACCTTAGACTCCATTAACAAAGATGAATGGGAAAGCTCGACGCTGCAAAAGGAAGAGATAATCGGAGCTGATGTCCGAAAACATTGCTTAGCGTTTGAAACTCAGCCAATGGATTCTCTGAAAGATGATTCAAATGCGAGACCCCCGACTATCGAAGACGTTATTGGCGGTAATGTTAGATCTGCAAGACACTTCTTTGAGACTAGTCCCAAGGCAGCTTTGAAGGATATCAATGAGGTAGGGAGGCTCAAAAAGGTAGTGGCAGCTGAAGAAGAGAAGGGTGATGTAAGGCACCAAAAATGGATGTTTGAGAATGAACGACTAGAGAACATAAGAGATGAGAAGAAGGAGACTATTCGTACTGTGAACTTTGAAAATCTGACTGAAGAGGAAGGTACAAGCTACAATGCAGATGTCCGTAAGAATTGCATGGTATTTGAGACTCAGCCAATGGACACTTTGAAAGATGATTCAAATGTTAGAGCCTTTTCAAAGACGGAAATTGTCAGAGGCAACGTCAGATCAGCTAAACATTACTTTGAAACTGCTCCAGCTGACAATTTAAAAGACCTTGCTGAGGTTGGGAAACTACAAAAAATGGTGAGACTTGATGAAGAGAAGGGGGATGTGAGACACCAGAAGTGGGTTTTCGAAAGTCAACCCCTGGAGCACATtaaagaggaaaagaaggaagtcgTCCGAACCATTAACCTGGAGGAAATCGATAAAGTGGATGTCTCAAACTACAAGCAAATATTTGAAACCACAGACTTAACCAGATGGGATGAATCTCAAAAGATACTCGTGGAGGGTGTAACATGTGGCTCTGTGAAATCTAACAAACATCTGTTTGAGTCTACACCAATGTATGCCATGCAAGACAGCTCTGGCCATTACCATGAAGTGAAAACAGTGCATCGAGAAGAGGTTGTCAAGGGAGACGTAACAAGCTGCAAATGGATGTTTGAAACACGCCCCATTGACCAGTTTGATGAAAGTATCACTAATTACCAAATTATTAAAGGAATATCCAAAGAAGTTGAGTCTGGTGATGTTAAAACTGCCAAGTGGCTGTTTGAAACACAGCCTCTTGATGCAATTAAATACTTCAGCAATATTGAAGATGAGGAAACTACAACCAAGGAAAGTGTTGAGATTGTAAAAGGTGATGTTAAAACCGGTAAGTGGTTATTCGAGACTAAACTAATGAATGTCCCATACGAGAAGGAGGAGTTGAAGAGTGAAAATGAGAGTGAGGAGGTACACAAAGGAGATGTAAAAACCTGCACTTGGTTGTTTGAGACAAAGGCACTGGACACTATCCGAGATGAAACCGAAACTGTTCTTCAAACATGCACAGTAAATCAAGAAGATGTCCAGGGCAAAGATGTACGAATGGCTCGTTTTCTATTTGAGACAGAAAAACTCGAGAATATCACAGGGGAGGATGAAAGTTTTAAGAGGGTTACTGATATAGACATTCAGTCAGGAGATGTGAATAGAATAAAGTATATCTTTGAGAACCAGTCCTCTGATATCATGACCTCAACATCTGAGGAGGTTATGCAAATGCTCAAAACTACACAATCAGAGGACATCCAGAAAGGAAATGTGGGGAACTGCAAATGGCTCTTTGAGAACCAGTCGATAGATGCAATACATGATACCCAAGAAGAGGCTCTGGAGACCCGCACTGTGATGGATGTACAAGGAGGTAATGTGGACAAAGGCCGTTTCATTTTTGAGACCTACTCCTTGGACAAAATCCAGGAGGTGTCCTCGGAGACAGAGACGGATATCACAAAGTTGCAGAAAATCACCCgtgaagaggaagagaaaggggatGTAAGGAACTACACCATGATGTTTGAAACTCAGCCTCTTTATGCCATTCAAGACAAACAGGGTCATTATCATGAGGTCACCACTGTCACAAGCGAGGAGATATTGAAGGGTGATGTGATCGGGTCCCGGTGGTTGTTTGAAACTAAGCCTCTTGATTCTATCAGGGATACAGATGAGGTCTATATAATCAAATCTGTCACACAGGAGGATGTTCAGAAAGGAGATGTTACTTCAGCCAAGTGGAGATTTGAAACACAACCTCTTGATAAGATTGCAGAGGACATAAAAATGTCAGTTAAAACCGTTGAAGATATTCAAGGAGGAGATGTTAGAATGAATAAAGAGCGTTTTGAATCTGATGAGCTGTCACAGAAGTCTGTGCGAACAGTTAATGTGAGTGAAATCCAAAAAGGTGATGTCAGGACAGCCAAATGGATGTTTGAAACTCAAACAATGGATAAAATACGTAGCCAGAGCGAAGAGAATTTAATAGAAACCGTCATGAAAGAGGAGGTCCTAAAGGGAGATGTTAGACAATCAGTGTGGCTCTTTGAACAGAATCCCCTTGACCATATAAAGGAGGTAGATGAGGACAATACAGTAGTTGTTCAAGAGGAGATCCCCAAAGCCGATGtaaagacaacaacatggctGTTTGAAACAACTCCATTCCATGACTTTAATGAGAACAGTGTTGAGAAGTCAGAAATCCTAGGTAAAAGTATCAAAGGAACCCTTGAGGAACTTTATAGCCAGAAAATTGTTAATTCAAAAGGAATACTCATTGAAGCAGATGAAATTGGGGATGTTAGAATGGCAAAATACCAGCTAATGAATACAGATTCTCCAGAGATCCAAAGAGAGGAAATTATCAGCGGTGATCTGAACAACATTATGATGAATCTTTTGAACCGTCGGGAAACAATTGAGAGGGGAGTAGTGGTAGAGTCAGAGGAGAAGGGTAATATCAGTACAACAGTGCATCAATTGTTCAACCAAGAGAGGGGCATCAATGTGGAAAAGGAGGAAATATTAAGAGGTGACATCCAGGAAGCTGTAAACAATCTTCTCAAGGAGGGAGGATCTGCTAAACGTGGTATACTCCTTCAAGAGGATGAGAAGGGAGATGTGCAAATGACTATTTATTCTCTTCTAAATAAACAAGAGGACATCAGTGTTGACAAAGAGGATATAATCAAAGGCAATATAAGGAATGCTCTCCAAAGACTATCCAACCCAGAAAACCAAGAGCAGATGAGGATAAAGGTGGATGAGACAGAAAAGGGAAACGTAAACTTTTACTCCACATGCATTGAATCTGGGGCGCTTGACTATCTCAAACAACTCCAGGTAGAGCCAGATGAGACTCCACCTgaaaagatagagaaagaggagatcATTAGAGGAGATATAAAGGGGACAAAGCTCATTCTTGGCAGTAGTCGAGCACAAATTGAGCGTACGGTAGTTGAAGAGGACATAGTGTGTGGAGATGTTCGCAAATCCGTCAAGGTTTTCATGAGCgaacccacacactcactggatgGCCTACAAAAAGAGCAAATTGTGAGGGGTGATTTGAAAGCAGCTATGAACTCACTGTCTCAGTCTGTAAATCAGACAGTGGTtgtagagaaagaggaggtggtgAGAGGTAACATACACGAAACCAGAAGACACCTTGAGTGTGCCCATAGACGGCCCAAAGAGGTGGAAAAGACAGAGATTGTCCACGGCAACATCAAAGGAGCACTGAAGTCCCTAGAGAAATCGGCAACCTCCAAAGTTGAAGTTGTCATCGAAGATTTAGTTCCTGGAGACATCAAAGGTACCTTAAAATCCCTGAAGCAGGCAAAGCAAACAGTCAGGGCGATCGAGAAGGAAGAGATTGTAAAGGGTAACATTCATACAGCAAAGCAGTGTTTACGAGATGCTTCTAATGACAGAAGGACATGTCAACAGGAAATAGATGTTCAGGGAAATGTGAGAGGCACTATTGAGCTCTTATTGGAACCACCAGCTTCTCCAAGAATGACACGGAGGCCCAGCTTCGAGGGTGATGTGAAAATGTCCATTAAGTCACTCTACGAGACACATGAGGTGCATGAGACGGGGGAGGAACAAACTCAACCAGAGAAAGAGGAGGTGATAAAGGGTGATGTTAAAGGCACAATCAAATCCTTGCTGGAATCAGCTCAGCGTGCAGCTCCTAAAATCAGAGTGGGAGCTAGAAGGGTCAAAGTCCCTGTGAAATCTCCATTGCGCTCACAGCATGGAAGCCCTCTATCGCGTTCACAGCAAGGTAGCCCTGAATGTTCTGTTGCAACCAAAACTGAGAATGAGACACTTAAAAATAAGTCTCAAAGCATTGAAGCACAGAGAAACATTCAAAAAATAAAGACAGCCAATTCGGCCAAAACTGAGAGCTCAACACAAGATAATCAATCCCTCTCAACTCAAACCGCAACCAATGCATCTGAATCACAGACTACTCAACAATCAAAGACAGTAATGCAACACACGACCATCACTCAAAACCATGGCATTAAAACTTTGGAGACTAAGTTCCGTAACCTTAATTCAAGTCGAAAGGGTATGATCAGACTAGATaaaaccaaagtgaaaacaaATGTTCATACCCCAACACGGACATTGTCTGAGTCTgaactttctctccctcccccacctccaccatgtgACGATCAATCATCCCTAACCCCAGCATCCTCTATCAATAGGCTGGACTTGGACCTTCCTCCTCCCCcaactcctcctcccccaccacctGTTGACTCTGAGCCTGATCATTTCCCTCCGCCACCACAGGATTTCCTTCCACCCCCTCCCTCACAGCATGAACTGGACTCTATGCCATACCAGACACCTCATCCATCACCAGCAAAAGCCACAAAAATGACGGTCAAAAAGGTGAAAGGTCCTGCATTGCATCAAGTCTCGAAACTTGAACCAACCAGTCAGATTCAGAAAATTCAACAGGCAACCTCGGAGAAACATACAACCACAGCCAACAAATCTGTGTTGGAAATTAGCAAAACTCAAAATGAATTAACTGTTTTGTCTGAAATCCCAAAACCCCCAGAATCACCACGACCATTAAAGAAAGTTTACGTCGCCCCTATAAGATTtactcctccaccttctcctcctcccttcatgAGATCCACTAAATTCAAAACTCCATTAATACAGGCAGAAGAAAAGTACAGAAAACAGAAAGTGGATAGTACACCACCTGCTACACCGAGTCCCATTTTCATGcatgagtcagtcactgctgccCTTGAAATGCTTTCCACTGAGGAGGCAGGTATGAAGCAATCAAAAAAGAGCATGGCGTTTGGTTTCACTCAAGACGTGGCTGAAAAGACTGTGACTAATGTTAAGTCAGACACACTATCATCTGATTTATCCAAGCAGGCGCAAATCTCAGATACTCCTTCAAGCAAGACTTTGATCTCTGCTGTATATGGGAAAAATCTCCCTGAATCTGCGGTTATTTCTGCAACTAAACAGCATATTGTCTCTGATCAGACATCCAAAGTCGTCTCAGTTCAGCACCAGACCACATCTATTTCCTCCACTAAGCAACAGACAGTTACTGCAACTAAACAACAGGTAACTTCAGCATCCGCCAAGCACTCACACTCTGCTGTAAGTAGCTCTCAAGTCCAGATCTTATCCAGTGATGCTAAAAAAGTTGAAAATACAAAAGCAGATGTTCAAAATTTTAAAGTTTACTCTCAAGGAACAAAAACAGACGTCCAGAAggatgtaaaaaataaaggttcTCATAAATCTGAGGAGAAAAAGAACAAGGATAATTCTGCATCCCAAATTCCCGAGAAGGTTTCTGACCAGCCTACCGAAACAGTAAAGGGAACCCAAGAAACAAATGTCAAAGCAGCGAAATCAACCTCAGaagacaaaaataaaaatgacaaTTCTGTATCACAAGCACCTGAGAAGGTTGCTAATCAACCTATCAAATTAGAAAAGTTGACCCCAGAAATTAATGTCAAATCAGGTAAAAAGAAGAAGGCCAAAGGGACAGAAAAGCAAGTAGAAGTAAAAGAAACAAAACAGCCAGATGAAACTAAGACAGAAAACATTTCACAGGTGAAGGATGTGAAGGTGGAAGTAAAGGAAGTCACAAAGTTGAAGGTTTCTAGTGAGCAAACACATGCCCAGACTGACGTCAAGGTCAAGGAGGACAGTCAGAAAGCTCCTGCTATTAAAGACAACCAACCAGCAACTCCAACTTCTgcaagaaagaagaagaagaagaagtcaaAAGCTAAAGATGCAGCTGCCACCACAGAATCAACTAAATCTCTTTCTGAAAGTTCCACTCAAAGTCAGGAGATGCAAACAGCCCATCAAGAGGAGCAGATCCAGGTACATAAGGAAGTTATTATCACTGAAAGCAAAGTTGAAAGAAAAGTTCATCAAAGTGTCCAGCAACAGGGAACAGTTAAAGTAGAAAAGCAGGTCAAGCCATCACAAAAGAAGAAAGAGTTGACAGGAAGCCAACAGATCCAAGAGAAACCAAAGGAAGAGTACAGAAATGTTCCAGTCAAAGTGGAAAGTGGAAAAATGACAAACATGTCAGCCCGAAAGGAACCTGCGAGGCCCTCAACAGAGAGCACTGAGGATTCTCAAAGACGAGAACATGCCCAGGAGTTAATCTCGCATATAACAGAGTTAGAGGGAGCTTCAGGAAAAATAGATTCTAAATCTGTGAAGACACTGCTCAATACTATTCCACAGTGGCTCATTGGTCCTGAGGAAAATCTTTATTTGGAGGGAACTGCAGTTGAGCATAATGTACAAAAGCTTACAGAAATAGTTTCGTATGTGAAAAAACTAGCAAAGGCAAAGTTGATGGGTTTAGAGGGGATCCACACTAATCTGGAGAAGCATGAGTGTGAACCTACTTGTAAAAATATCATTGTTGGTGGTGCAACTCAAAGGATACATAAAATAAGTATTGGCTCTTTGAAAGTTGAAAGTCAAAAGAAAGTTGTGGAAAGCAAAGCAACATCACATGAAAGTAAAATGCAAGAGTTGAGTGTAAAATCCATGCGCTCACCCTCGCCACTACTAAGGATGCGCTCACCCTCACCAACCTTTATTACCATTGAATCTACCCGGAGAACTGACTCTCCTCAGAGAATAACCCCATCACCTATCCTAGCGCACAGACCAGCCACTCCCCCAACACCTCCCCCTCGCAAATCGGAAACTCCTACAACACGCATCAATAGGGCCACAccctctcccaccttctctaGGGCAGAGAACTTGGCGCGGCTAAAAGATACTACAGCCAAGCTTTCCCGTGGGGTGACGCCGCCTCCAGTTTTACTTCCTATGCAAGTCACAGAAAAGAAATCTGAGATTGTGGAATCCCCTGCATCATTCCATCGGCAGATCAAAATTGAGGCACAAGCTGAGGGAACTTCAGAAGTGTCAGACGCAACAATTGTCACTCAAGAGGCTCAAAAGGCTGATGTAAAGGTCACAGATAAAGAGTCATTCCATCAAACGGATAAAGAAGTCATGGAAGCTTCTGAAATGTCAGACTCGTCAATGGTGACTATGTCAGTGAGAAACAAGAGGGAGTTTTTTGAAGATGCTCAAAAAGCTGAGGTAAATAAGACCAATGTGCGAAAAGATCCCATCGACATCCCAGAGCACTTGGGCCCAGACAGGGAGGAGCACAAAACAACAAACCAAGAGAGTAAGGATGACACACAAAGCACATCTGAGAAGGTCACAGAGAACAATGCTGAAATAGTGGGATCTGCAAAGTCAACTGATAAAGAATTGATGGAAGCTTCAAAAATGTCAAACTCATTAGCAGCAACTACATCagtgagagacaagagagagttTTTTGAAGAGGCTCATAAAGCTAAAGTAAATAAGACGTATGTTCGAAGGGATCCCATTGACATCCCCGAGCGGTTGGGTCCAGACATAGAGGAGCTCAAACCAGAAAACCAAGAGAACGAGAAGGAGGACCTTCCAAAGGTGGACTTGTCAGGATTAGTCAACAAATTTGAAACACCGGAAGATAAAGTTTACGTCAGAAAGCCTATCACAATGAGAGAAAGATGTGAAAGTGAGATGGAATATACAGAGACTGAAAATACAGTTATTCAAGAACAAGAGATGCCAACGTTTGACATCAAGGCTATTAAAAATGTTTTTGAAATGGTTGAGCAAAGTCCCTCCTTCAAAGGGGAGAAAAATAAACAGGAGGCGCTGGAGTCAAACCTGAGTGAAAACACTAGAGATAGTTCAAAGCAGGATAACACCCAGGAGACACAGAGGGGCTTCGGGCAGATCTCGCCCCTGCCTTCCCAGAAAGAAGTGCAAATCATGTCAGCAGACCCAACGGGCTTCTCTGAAAAGTCAGTCACAGAGCATTTCTCAAGCTTAGATGAATTCGGCAACAAGACAATTGGATCATTGAGCAGCACAACTGTTTCCCAGCACTCAGAGAGCACAATAACCCACCATGCCCCCTTCTCATATGCTGACGTGGTAAAAAAAAAGGGGGGATCTGAGGTGACGCCGTCTGAATCCCCGGAAGAGGCTTCCACTGAAGAGTTGCTGAGGAATTTCCACAAAACATGGATGGAGAGTGAGAGTGTTTTCAAGAGTCTCGGCTACAGTGTTTCGGAGGAGAGAACATCACATGTTGTGTCACATCAAACAAAGACCGTTGTTACTG ACTCGAATTCCCCAGTCGGAGCATTGCACTGTGTGTCAGAGGAGGGTCTAGCCGATGGAAGCTCTAATAGCGGACAGAAAAAAATTCCATAA
- the LOC110520080 gene encoding xin actin-binding repeat-containing protein 2 isoform X4 has translation MAMYQQAADSKQHDNIFSSGVMEESEVCSVPGGLAGIRAQFETQETATSHNVTQFLFRHREVQPTSSISQEVELNSELTMMSSSREVIPASQQAISHQDEQVTHEENLASSYENNHNNEAEEEGPRLTTKELRDHFERTIEEAAPSKPMKTRIPQSEHCTVCQRRV, from the exons ATGGCCATGTACCAGCAGGCAGCTGACTCCAAGCAGCATGACAACATCTTCTCCAGCGGG GTCATGGAGGAGTCGGAGGTCTGCTCCGTGCCTGGGGGGCTCGCCGGCATCAGGGCACAATTCGAGACCCAGGAAACTGCCACATCGCACAACGTCACCCAGTTCCTCTTCCGCCACAGAGAGGTGCAG CCAACGTCTTCGATCTCACAGGAAGTGGAATTGAACTCTGAGTTGACAATGATGAGCAGCTCCAGGGAAGTCATCCCAGCCTCTCAGCAGGCTATTTCCCATCAGGATGAACAG GTCACACATGAAGAAAACTTGGCCTCCAGTTATGAAAACAACCATAACAATGAAGCAG AGGAGGAAGGTCCTAGACTTACAACCAAGGAATTGAGAGATCATTTTGAGAGAACCATCGAGGAAGCTGCCCCAAGCAAGCCAATGAAG ACTCGAATTCCCCAGTCGGAGCATTGCACTGTGTGTCAGAGGAGGGTCTAG